One part of the Rudaeicoccus suwonensis genome encodes these proteins:
- the menD gene encoding 2-succinyl-5-enolpyruvyl-6-hydroxy-3-cyclohexene-1-carboxylic-acid synthase gives MNPSTAIATVLIDELIRQGVREAVLCPGSRSAPLAYALEAADREGRLRLHVRVDERSAAYLALGLAKVTRVPVPVVTTSGTAVANLHPAVLEAAQGYVPMIVLTADRPQELRGTGANQTTDQVKIFGSAARWFHEFGTPERRGGQQAIWRSVVGRAMAEAQGHPAGDPGPVHLNVPLREPLVPDQLSDLSIDASAAESDDLGWSAEVSTATEATAAGAPTDTSAASGMSTAELDWPEPLAGRPHGEPWLSLRNSRTRKEIAGGAGIAPVPRTLVVLGDLPDPAAVAELAELADAAGWPIIAEPFGSYRRGRVTPHGPLLLRGADWLSDNLPERILIGGRVTLDRSLAQLMRNPAVTVEAVTPLTSWADPGHVVRRVHGWDDIERSRDVVAACVDRAWSARWRAAGLAVAEAVTPIITGSWPSGPAVGHIVAQSMPENTGIYLGSSNIARDMDLCRDPRDIARGVVSVGNRGLAGIDGVVSSAIGMALSRAPHPAIAVMGDLTFLHDTNALLIGPSEPRPDLTIVVINDNGGGIFGTLEPGREALAAPYERIFGTPTDTRIAALCEAHGIAHEIVIDEDVLRERISSHAKGIRVCEIPIARSGQREFRAALDAAVVSALS, from the coding sequence GTGAATCCGTCCACCGCCATCGCGACCGTGCTGATCGACGAGCTGATCCGGCAGGGCGTCCGCGAAGCCGTCCTGTGCCCCGGATCGAGATCGGCTCCGCTCGCGTACGCGCTCGAGGCCGCCGACCGCGAGGGCCGCTTGCGGTTGCACGTGCGGGTCGACGAACGCTCTGCGGCATACCTCGCGTTGGGGCTGGCGAAGGTCACCCGCGTGCCCGTGCCGGTCGTGACGACCAGCGGGACGGCCGTCGCGAATCTGCACCCGGCGGTGCTCGAGGCGGCACAGGGATATGTGCCGATGATCGTGCTCACCGCCGACCGACCGCAGGAGCTGCGCGGCACCGGTGCCAACCAGACCACCGATCAGGTCAAGATCTTCGGCAGTGCGGCGCGCTGGTTCCACGAATTCGGCACGCCGGAGCGGCGCGGTGGCCAGCAAGCGATCTGGCGGTCGGTCGTCGGTCGGGCGATGGCCGAGGCGCAGGGGCATCCTGCCGGCGACCCCGGCCCGGTGCACCTCAACGTTCCGCTGCGCGAGCCGCTCGTGCCGGACCAGCTGAGTGACCTTTCGATCGACGCCTCGGCCGCCGAATCCGACGACCTGGGCTGGTCGGCCGAGGTCAGCACGGCGACCGAGGCCACCGCTGCCGGCGCTCCGACGGACACATCCGCCGCTTCAGGCATGTCGACCGCCGAGCTTGATTGGCCGGAGCCGCTGGCCGGCCGGCCGCACGGCGAGCCGTGGCTCAGCCTGCGAAACTCCCGCACCCGCAAGGAGATTGCCGGTGGCGCAGGCATCGCGCCCGTGCCTCGCACGCTCGTCGTGCTGGGCGATCTGCCGGATCCGGCAGCGGTGGCCGAACTCGCAGAACTGGCCGATGCCGCCGGTTGGCCGATCATCGCCGAGCCTTTCGGGTCGTACCGCCGGGGCCGGGTGACACCGCACGGGCCGTTGCTGCTGCGAGGCGCCGACTGGCTGTCGGACAACCTGCCGGAGCGCATTCTGATCGGCGGCCGCGTCACCCTTGATCGCAGTCTTGCGCAACTGATGCGCAACCCGGCCGTCACGGTCGAGGCGGTCACGCCGCTGACCTCGTGGGCGGATCCGGGTCACGTCGTGCGCCGCGTGCACGGCTGGGACGACATCGAGCGCAGCCGGGACGTCGTCGCAGCATGTGTCGACCGGGCGTGGTCGGCGCGATGGCGCGCCGCCGGCCTCGCGGTGGCGGAGGCGGTCACGCCCATCATCACCGGCTCGTGGCCGAGCGGCCCGGCCGTCGGGCACATCGTGGCGCAGAGCATGCCGGAGAACACCGGCATCTATCTCGGGTCGTCCAACATCGCCCGTGACATGGATCTGTGCCGCGACCCCCGTGACATCGCCCGCGGGGTCGTCTCGGTCGGCAACCGAGGGTTGGCGGGTATCGACGGTGTGGTGTCGTCGGCAATAGGTATGGCGCTGTCCCGTGCGCCGCATCCGGCGATCGCGGTGATGGGCGATCTGACGTTCCTGCATGACACGAACGCATTGTTGATCGGTCCGTCGGAGCCGCGCCCGGATCTCACGATCGTGGTCATCAACGACAACGGCGGAGGCATCTTCGGCACGCTGGAGCCCGGCCGGGAGGCGCTGGCCGCGCCATACGAGCGCATCTTCGGCACTCCGACGGACACCCGCATCGCGGCCCTCTGCGAAGCGCACGGCATCGCGCACGAGATCGTCATCGACGAGGACGTCTTGCGCGAGCGAATCAGCTCACATGCCAAAGGAATTCGCGTGTGCGAGATACCGATTGCACGTTCCGGGCAGCGCGAGTTCCGGGCCGCCCTGGACGCCGCGGTCGTCAGCGCGCTGAGCTGA
- a CDS encoding GNAT family N-acetyltransferase, protein MTTPSVTVADADPIRALRTEQLVWFGEEDPRPVQTLIDLAPAELVAASIADEPDQGAYQGVYGVWPLQVTVPGPVALDVAGLTWVGVHPDHRRKGILTAMLRDHFERVHADPALHLSVLQASEPAIYGRHGYGMAGTELAVSLGRGTTLTAPGLEPDAERIRTSLVTIRDGNIAERLQLLEKRIAATQLASVVGDARFYRDVTTQSPEDLRGTERTQALFAQVDGEDVGVATFDRKHKWELGRPAGELTVHRLIGTPAARFALLRRLVDFDLMSTIRLQCADQLVVDWVGGPRRTSSLTTLDGIWFRLVDLAEGLAQRRYATSCDVVVDVTDKACPWNAGTWRITTTADGSAETTRSGQEPDIHLDVAALGAAYLGAGSLVTMLRAGLISEKTPGAVHRLWGAMRSDEPLVAGRGF, encoded by the coding sequence ATGACGACACCTTCTGTGACCGTTGCCGACGCCGATCCGATCCGCGCTCTGCGCACCGAGCAGCTGGTGTGGTTCGGGGAGGAGGATCCGCGACCGGTGCAGACCCTCATCGACCTGGCACCGGCCGAACTCGTCGCGGCATCGATCGCCGACGAGCCCGATCAGGGCGCCTACCAGGGGGTCTACGGCGTGTGGCCGCTGCAGGTCACCGTGCCTGGGCCGGTCGCCCTCGACGTCGCCGGCCTGACGTGGGTGGGCGTGCACCCCGATCATCGCCGCAAGGGGATCCTCACCGCGATGCTGCGTGACCACTTCGAGCGCGTGCATGCGGATCCGGCGCTGCACCTGTCCGTCCTGCAGGCGAGTGAGCCGGCGATCTACGGCCGTCACGGATACGGCATGGCGGGCACTGAGCTGGCCGTCTCGCTTGGGCGAGGCACCACGCTCACCGCGCCTGGCTTGGAGCCGGATGCCGAGCGCATCCGGACCTCACTTGTCACGATCCGCGACGGCAATATCGCAGAGCGGCTGCAGTTGCTCGAAAAGCGAATCGCTGCAACGCAGCTCGCGTCCGTGGTCGGCGACGCAAGGTTCTACCGGGATGTCACCACCCAGTCGCCGGAGGACCTTCGCGGCACCGAACGCACCCAGGCATTGTTCGCTCAGGTCGACGGCGAGGATGTCGGTGTCGCGACCTTCGACCGCAAGCACAAGTGGGAACTCGGCCGACCGGCCGGTGAACTCACCGTCCACCGGCTGATCGGCACGCCTGCTGCCCGATTCGCGCTGCTGCGCCGGCTGGTCGACTTCGACCTGATGAGCACGATCAGGTTGCAATGCGCCGATCAGCTGGTCGTCGACTGGGTCGGTGGCCCTCGACGCACCTCCAGTCTCACCACCCTCGACGGCATCTGGTTCCGGCTGGTCGATCTCGCCGAGGGCCTCGCCCAGCGCCGGTATGCCACGTCATGCGATGTCGTCGTCGACGTGACCGACAAGGCCTGTCCGTGGAATGCCGGCACCTGGCGGATCACCACCACTGCTGACGGATCCGCCGAGACCACCCGTTCCGGGCAAGAGCCCGACATACATCTCGATGTCGCGGCACTCGGCGCTGCCTATCTGGGTGCGGGCAGCCTCGTCACGATGCTGCGGGCCGGGCTGATCAGCGAAAAGACACCCGGCGCTGTCCACCGACTATGGGGCGCGATGCGCTCCGATGAACCGCTCGTCGCGGGACGCGGCTTCTGA
- a CDS encoding AMP-binding protein encodes MSTTNLPSYASGVSEKPLLGDTIAGNLRRTAELYADRDALVDVPSGRRWTYREFDAAVDEVARGLLAGGVGKGDRIGIWSPNCPEWTILQYATARVGAVLVCVNPAYRSHELEFVVKQSGMRMLVSATTHKTSDYRSMVEAVRPACRDLTDVVYINDASWDELVHGGRSVAAEQLAQREAQLSSDDPINIQYTSGTTGFPKGATLSHHNILNNGYFVGELVRYTEHDRICLPVPFYHCFGMVMGNLAATSHGACMVIPAPSFEAAATLKAVAVERCTSLYGVPTMFIAELALLGSASGDATYDLSTLRTGIMAGSPCPVEVMKRVIAEMNMSEVAISYGMTETSPVSLMTRHDDDLARRTETVGRVMPHLEVKVIDPVTGLTAERGATGELCTRGYSVMLGYWEQPEKTAEAIDSARWMHTGDLATMDDDGYVAVVGRIKDLVIRGGENVYPREIEEFLYTHPAIADVQVVGVPDQKFGEELMAWIIMRSGQPALDADAVREFCQGRLAHYKIPRYVHVTDAFPMTVTGKIRKVEMREQAKEILGSA; translated from the coding sequence ATGTCCACAACCAACCTGCCGTCATACGCCAGTGGAGTGTCCGAGAAGCCGCTGCTCGGGGACACCATCGCCGGAAATCTCCGCCGCACCGCTGAGTTGTATGCCGATCGTGACGCCCTCGTGGATGTGCCCAGTGGTCGCCGATGGACCTATCGAGAGTTCGACGCCGCGGTCGACGAGGTCGCGCGCGGGCTGCTCGCCGGCGGTGTCGGCAAGGGCGACCGCATCGGCATCTGGTCGCCGAACTGTCCGGAGTGGACGATCCTGCAATATGCCACCGCACGCGTCGGAGCGGTCTTGGTGTGCGTGAATCCGGCATACCGCTCGCACGAGCTGGAATTCGTGGTCAAGCAGTCCGGTATGCGCATGCTGGTGAGCGCGACCACGCACAAGACCTCGGACTACCGGTCGATGGTCGAGGCCGTCCGGCCCGCCTGTCGCGATCTCACCGATGTGGTCTACATCAACGACGCCAGCTGGGACGAGCTCGTGCACGGCGGGCGCTCGGTCGCGGCGGAACAGCTCGCGCAACGTGAAGCCCAGTTGTCCAGTGACGACCCGATCAACATTCAATACACCTCTGGCACGACGGGATTCCCCAAAGGTGCCACGCTCTCGCACCACAACATCCTCAACAACGGTTACTTCGTCGGCGAGCTCGTGCGGTACACCGAGCACGACCGGATCTGCCTGCCGGTGCCCTTCTACCACTGCTTCGGCATGGTCATGGGCAATCTCGCGGCGACCTCGCACGGAGCCTGCATGGTCATCCCGGCACCGTCGTTCGAGGCAGCTGCGACGCTGAAAGCCGTTGCGGTCGAACGTTGTACGTCGCTGTATGGAGTCCCGACGATGTTCATCGCGGAACTCGCTCTGCTGGGCTCCGCAAGCGGTGATGCGACATACGACCTCAGCACGTTGCGCACCGGCATCATGGCCGGATCGCCGTGCCCGGTCGAGGTGATGAAACGCGTGATCGCCGAGATGAACATGAGCGAGGTCGCGATCAGCTACGGCATGACCGAGACGTCACCGGTGTCACTGATGACCCGTCACGACGACGACCTCGCCCGGCGTACCGAGACTGTCGGTCGCGTGATGCCACATCTCGAGGTCAAGGTCATCGACCCGGTGACCGGTCTCACCGCTGAACGCGGAGCGACGGGCGAGTTGTGCACCCGGGGTTACAGCGTGATGCTCGGCTACTGGGAGCAGCCCGAAAAGACCGCAGAGGCAATCGATTCCGCGCGCTGGATGCATACCGGTGACCTGGCCACGATGGACGACGACGGTTATGTCGCGGTCGTCGGAAGGATCAAGGACCTGGTGATTCGTGGTGGTGAGAATGTCTACCCGCGCGAGATCGAGGAGTTTCTCTACACCCATCCGGCGATCGCGGATGTGCAGGTCGTCGGGGTGCCGGACCAGAAGTTCGGCGAAGAACTCATGGCGTGGATCATCATGCGTTCGGGTCAGCCTGCTCTTGATGCCGACGCGGTGCGGGAGTTCTGCCAGGGTCGCCTCGCGCACTACAAGATCCCGCGCTACGTGCACGTGACCGACGCCTTTCCGATGACGGTGACCGGCAAGATCCGCAAGGTCGAGATGCGGGAGCAAGCAAAGGAGATCCTCGGAAGTGCCTGA
- a CDS encoding aldose 1-epimerase family protein translates to MPDSTALSPSGEQWTITYADQSVTVVQIGGGLRTYDVAGRPVIHGYPEDAKADAGRGQLLVPWPNRIADGVYEFDGKRQQLPLTEPAKHNASHGLVRWESWQLVQRDKSSLRVAFRLMPQPGWDGILDLDVTYALDDGGLTVTPSAVNRGSRPVPFGFGAHPYLTTGEQSVDELTLHVPAASRLVLDDRLLPTGHADVAGTDADFRQPHPVDGVVLDQPYTDLLADDDGKWRIRLAHNGISATLWAEAATFPYAQVFTADTLPEQQRRRSGVAVEPMTCPAGAFATGEGLIVLEPEERWQGSWGISPE, encoded by the coding sequence GTGCCTGACAGCACAGCACTTTCGCCAAGCGGCGAGCAATGGACGATCACGTATGCCGACCAGTCGGTGACTGTCGTGCAGATCGGCGGTGGCCTGCGCACGTATGACGTCGCCGGTCGTCCCGTCATCCACGGGTACCCCGAGGATGCCAAAGCTGATGCCGGCCGAGGCCAGCTGCTGGTCCCGTGGCCAAACCGCATCGCCGATGGTGTCTACGAATTCGACGGCAAACGCCAACAGTTGCCGCTGACGGAGCCGGCCAAGCACAACGCCTCGCACGGCCTTGTCCGCTGGGAGTCCTGGCAACTGGTCCAGCGCGACAAGAGTTCGCTGCGGGTCGCCTTCCGGCTCATGCCGCAACCCGGCTGGGACGGCATCCTCGACCTCGACGTCACGTATGCGCTGGACGACGGCGGTTTGACCGTCACACCGTCAGCTGTCAATCGCGGTTCCCGCCCGGTTCCATTCGGATTCGGTGCTCATCCGTATCTCACCACCGGCGAGCAGTCCGTCGACGAACTCACGCTGCACGTGCCCGCGGCCTCCCGACTGGTGCTGGACGACCGGCTGCTGCCGACCGGTCATGCGGACGTGGCGGGCACCGACGCCGACTTCCGTCAACCGCACCCGGTTGACGGTGTGGTGCTCGATCAGCCGTACACCGACCTGCTCGCCGACGACGACGGCAAGTGGCGTATTCGCTTGGCGCACAACGGCATCAGCGCCACCCTCTGGGCCGAGGCGGCGACCTTCCCGTATGCGCAGGTGTTCACCGCGGACACCCTGCCCGAGCAGCAGCGTCGCCGCTCGGGCGTCGCGGTCGAACCGATGACATGTCCGGCTGGTGCGTTCGCGACAGGCGAGGGTCTCATCGTGCTCGAGCCAGAGGAGCGTTGGCAGGGCAGTTGGGGCATCTCGCCTGAGTGA
- a CDS encoding helicase-associated domain-containing protein codes for MAHARSLADDIRARSDAQLADLLRARPDLVRPAPADLGALASRAATVSSTRRALESLRADELRVLEAVVVVGADGAAAALGASARAVKPLLTSLWAAALLWRSPDGLRPSRGISDLLAQPARLGPTAASLGAPDRSADAADAYGRLSQPARTAVDRLLWVYPRATLDGAATRAVGDEIIAAGLAVAIDGGFIVPREVGLVLRGGRLYQDGLTAPTAPAARWSADDVNSAAAAEVLELLWRVEELAHLWEHNSPRLLRSGGLSVRDHRAVATALDADLELAAFVLEIAYAAGLVGPSDDFEATWLPTRAYDEWAAADPAERWQTLAVAWRDTTRAPSRAGAPGERGVINVLSDDVAWPFMRQRRHDILSVLYDAPEFASADIEYVDSALRWRRPMRLQEGVPTHAAEVLREAAWLGITGRGTLSAPGRAIADGSDAAAAMAATLPEPIDHVLVQADLTAVAPGPLTEDLRRLMQLAAVVESRGGATVYRFTETSIRQVLDTGLPAAQLLESLSRASRTPLPQPLEYLIADVARRHGQTRIGAAGCYLRNDDTGALDALVADRSLSPLQLHKIAPTVVVSPAHPGTVLEMIRQHGYSPVVEGPDGHIVHAGREHPRAPNLRPSPGIQLARVDEGVAAALVARLRVNESRAAATASEREGPRIPETDPTETMNLLQDAVGEGLPVWIGYVDSDGEPRRALFRPNRVEGGRAIGSIGDSQQTRTFVIHRISGVVPA; via the coding sequence GTGGCCCATGCTCGCAGTCTCGCTGACGACATCCGTGCGCGCAGCGACGCGCAGTTGGCGGACCTCCTACGCGCCCGGCCCGATCTCGTGCGCCCCGCTCCCGCAGACCTGGGCGCCCTGGCGAGCCGCGCCGCGACCGTCTCGAGCACCCGTCGTGCCCTGGAGTCGCTGCGCGCTGACGAATTGCGCGTTCTTGAGGCGGTGGTCGTCGTCGGCGCCGACGGCGCTGCAGCCGCGCTCGGCGCATCGGCTCGCGCAGTGAAGCCACTACTGACGTCACTGTGGGCCGCCGCCCTGTTGTGGCGCAGTCCCGATGGCCTTCGCCCCTCGCGCGGCATCTCCGATCTGCTGGCCCAACCGGCACGGCTCGGCCCGACAGCCGCGTCGCTCGGGGCACCCGACCGCTCCGCCGACGCCGCAGATGCCTACGGCCGGCTCTCGCAACCGGCCCGCACAGCCGTGGACCGACTGCTGTGGGTCTATCCACGGGCCACCCTCGACGGTGCCGCCACCCGTGCCGTCGGCGACGAGATCATCGCCGCCGGACTGGCAGTTGCTATCGACGGCGGATTCATCGTTCCCCGCGAGGTCGGGCTCGTGCTGCGTGGCGGCCGGCTCTATCAGGACGGGCTCACGGCGCCGACGGCGCCGGCAGCGCGTTGGTCGGCGGACGACGTCAACTCCGCCGCGGCCGCCGAGGTGCTCGAACTCCTGTGGCGCGTCGAAGAACTGGCGCACCTGTGGGAGCACAACAGCCCACGCCTGCTGCGATCCGGCGGACTCAGCGTGCGCGACCACCGAGCGGTCGCAACCGCCCTTGACGCAGACCTCGAACTGGCGGCCTTCGTGCTCGAGATCGCGTATGCCGCAGGCCTGGTCGGCCCGAGCGACGACTTCGAAGCCACGTGGTTGCCGACACGCGCCTACGACGAATGGGCGGCCGCCGACCCCGCCGAACGCTGGCAGACGCTGGCAGTCGCGTGGCGGGACACAACGCGTGCGCCATCCCGCGCGGGTGCACCCGGCGAACGCGGAGTCATCAACGTGCTCAGCGACGACGTCGCCTGGCCCTTCATGCGGCAACGCCGCCACGACATCCTCAGCGTCCTGTATGACGCGCCCGAATTCGCCTCTGCCGACATCGAATACGTCGATTCCGCGCTGCGCTGGCGTCGCCCGATGCGCCTACAGGAAGGAGTGCCGACGCACGCGGCGGAGGTGCTGCGGGAGGCTGCCTGGCTCGGCATCACCGGACGCGGCACCTTGTCAGCACCGGGCAGGGCGATCGCCGACGGTTCCGACGCTGCCGCGGCAATGGCGGCCACCTTGCCGGAGCCGATTGATCACGTGCTGGTGCAGGCTGATCTGACCGCCGTCGCTCCCGGTCCGCTGACCGAGGACCTGCGCCGCCTCATGCAGTTGGCCGCGGTTGTCGAATCCCGAGGCGGGGCAACGGTGTACCGCTTCACCGAGACCAGCATCCGGCAGGTGCTCGACACCGGACTGCCTGCAGCCCAACTCCTCGAATCGCTGTCGCGCGCGAGCCGCACCCCGCTGCCGCAACCGCTGGAATACCTCATCGCGGATGTCGCGCGCCGGCACGGCCAGACACGCATCGGCGCCGCCGGGTGTTACCTGCGGAACGACGACACCGGTGCGCTGGATGCCCTTGTCGCCGACCGCAGCCTTTCGCCGTTGCAACTGCACAAGATCGCGCCCACCGTCGTCGTGTCACCGGCGCATCCCGGCACGGTGCTGGAGATGATCCGCCAGCACGGTTACTCACCTGTCGTCGAGGGGCCGGACGGTCACATCGTGCACGCGGGCCGTGAGCATCCACGAGCGCCCAACCTGCGACCGAGCCCCGGCATACAGCTCGCTCGCGTCGACGAAGGCGTCGCGGCGGCTCTGGTCGCCCGCCTGCGCGTCAACGAATCACGAGCTGCCGCAACGGCATCCGAGCGCGAGGGCCCCCGCATCCCCGAAACCGACCCGACCGAGACGATGAATCTGTTGCAGGACGCGGTCGGCGAAGGACTACCCGTGTGGATCGGATATGTCGACTCCGACGGTGAACCACGACGAGCGTTGTTCCGGCCCAACCGGGTCGAGGGAGGCCGCGCGATCGGGTCGATCGGCGACAGCCAGCAGACCCGCACGTTCGTGATCCACCGGATCTCGGGAGTGGTGCCCGCCTGA
- a CDS encoding FMN-binding negative transcriptional regulator, producing MYVPHFNRVDDFDQARAFVDQIGVATLITAGTDGVPDATLLPISWQLDQVVAHFARANEHWRRIVAGAPGLVVVQGTDAYVSPGWYATKAEHGRVVPTWNYSAVQLRGPVTVHDDPDWVRDVVETLTNRREDFRDTPWHVDDAPEKYVEGQLRAIVGVELTVETVDAKAKWSQNRSDEDRAGVRAAYEQSGHDEAASRMTTGGL from the coding sequence ATGTACGTGCCGCACTTCAACCGCGTCGATGACTTCGACCAGGCGCGGGCGTTCGTCGACCAGATCGGCGTGGCCACTCTTATCACCGCCGGCACCGACGGCGTGCCGGATGCCACGCTGCTCCCGATCTCGTGGCAACTGGATCAGGTCGTCGCGCACTTCGCCCGGGCCAATGAGCACTGGCGCCGCATCGTGGCCGGCGCACCGGGGTTGGTGGTCGTGCAGGGGACCGATGCCTACGTCTCTCCTGGCTGGTACGCCACCAAGGCCGAGCACGGTCGGGTGGTGCCGACCTGGAACTACTCGGCGGTGCAGCTACGCGGGCCGGTCACCGTGCACGACGACCCGGACTGGGTGCGCGACGTCGTCGAGACACTGACCAACCGTCGCGAAGACTTTCGTGACACGCCATGGCACGTCGACGATGCTCCCGAGAAGTATGTCGAAGGCCAGCTGCGGGCGATTGTCGGTGTCGAACTAACGGTGGAAACCGTTGATGCCAAAGCGAAGTGGAGCCAGAACAGATCCGACGAAGACCGGGCCGGAGTCCGTGCCGCCTACGAGCAGTCCGGTCACGACGAAGCTGCCTCACGTATGACGACCGGCGGCCTCTGA
- a CDS encoding M13 family metallopeptidase, translated as MKSGVTLENFDRSVRPQDDLFGFVNGTWVKNTEMPSDRGRFGSFDKLRESAEAAVHELIEQAAATSAPEGSPKRQVGDLFASFMDTERIEQLGAGALADDLALIDGIASAPDLLRVSGQLTRRGVDGFVDFYSVADAKDSAHNILYVMQAGIGLPDESYYREDDHAELRAKYVEHMTRLLGLAGVDGGQAETVMALETRLAAAHWDRVACRDAVKTYNKLSRAQLEELSPGVDWDAWLDGVGGEARILEPANIEQPSYLTGFAEALRDEPISAWKSWLTWRLVSERAQFLHEAMVDERFDFAGRTLSGIPENKERWKRGVGLVERLIGDAAGQLYVEQHFPPHAKARMEQLVANLVEAYRRDFETLEWMGEETRAKALEKLAAFTPKIGYPKQWKDYSSIAIRADDLIGNIAAATAWEVDRMLSRVGDPIDVDEWFMTPQTVNAYYMPVMNEIVFPAAILQPPFFDVDAEDAVNYGGIGGVIGHEIGHGFDDQGSRYDGDGNLTDWWTEQDRTAFDALAQKLIAQFDQLEPRDAPGNKVNGALTIGENIGDLGGLTIGYKAFQIAQEQTPSPELDGFTGNQRFFIGWAQVWCGKAREAEAKRLLTIDPHSPTDARANVARNLREFAEAFEVSENDGMYLAETDQVRIF; from the coding sequence ATGAAGTCCGGTGTCACCCTCGAAAATTTCGACCGGTCCGTGCGACCGCAGGACGACCTGTTCGGTTTCGTCAACGGGACCTGGGTCAAGAACACCGAGATGCCTTCGGACAGAGGACGTTTCGGTTCCTTCGACAAGCTGCGTGAGTCCGCCGAGGCGGCGGTGCACGAGCTGATCGAGCAGGCTGCGGCGACCTCCGCGCCGGAGGGTTCCCCGAAGCGCCAGGTGGGCGATCTGTTCGCTTCGTTCATGGATACCGAGCGCATCGAGCAGCTGGGTGCCGGCGCGCTCGCGGACGACCTGGCGCTGATCGACGGCATCGCGTCAGCGCCCGATCTGCTGCGGGTGTCCGGTCAGCTCACCAGGCGCGGCGTCGACGGCTTCGTCGACTTCTATTCGGTTGCAGACGCCAAGGATTCGGCTCACAACATCCTCTACGTCATGCAGGCCGGCATCGGCCTGCCGGACGAGTCGTACTACCGCGAGGACGACCACGCCGAGCTGCGCGCGAAGTATGTCGAGCACATGACCCGCCTGCTCGGCCTCGCCGGCGTCGACGGTGGTCAGGCGGAGACCGTCATGGCGCTGGAGACCCGGCTGGCTGCCGCGCACTGGGACAGGGTCGCCTGCCGCGACGCGGTCAAGACCTACAACAAGCTCTCACGTGCGCAGTTGGAAGAACTCTCGCCCGGTGTCGACTGGGATGCCTGGCTGGACGGCGTCGGTGGAGAGGCTCGGATCCTTGAGCCGGCAAACATTGAACAGCCTTCGTATCTCACAGGATTCGCTGAGGCATTGCGCGATGAACCGATCTCGGCGTGGAAATCGTGGCTGACCTGGCGACTGGTCTCGGAGCGTGCACAGTTCCTGCATGAGGCGATGGTGGACGAGCGTTTCGACTTCGCCGGCCGGACGCTGTCCGGCATACCGGAGAACAAGGAGCGGTGGAAGCGTGGCGTCGGCCTCGTCGAGCGGCTCATCGGCGACGCGGCCGGTCAGCTGTATGTCGAGCAGCACTTCCCGCCGCACGCCAAGGCTCGGATGGAGCAGCTGGTCGCCAACCTGGTCGAGGCCTACCGGCGCGACTTCGAGACACTGGAGTGGATGGGCGAGGAGACCCGTGCGAAGGCGCTGGAGAAGCTGGCCGCGTTCACACCGAAGATCGGCTACCCGAAGCAGTGGAAGGACTACTCCTCCATCGCGATTCGCGCCGATGACCTGATCGGCAACATCGCCGCCGCGACCGCCTGGGAGGTCGACCGCATGCTGTCGCGCGTGGGCGACCCGATCGATGTCGACGAGTGGTTCATGACCCCGCAGACGGTGAACGCCTACTACATGCCGGTGATGAACGAGATCGTGTTTCCGGCAGCGATCCTGCAGCCGCCGTTCTTCGACGTGGACGCCGAGGACGCCGTCAACTACGGCGGCATCGGCGGCGTGATCGGACACGAGATCGGCCACGGTTTCGACGACCAGGGCTCGCGCTACGACGGCGACGGCAACCTGACCGACTGGTGGACCGAACAGGACCGCACTGCCTTCGATGCGTTGGCGCAGAAGCTGATTGCGCAGTTCGATCAGCTCGAGCCGCGCGATGCGCCGGGCAACAAGGTCAACGGTGCCCTGACCATCGGTGAGAACATCGGCGATCTAGGCGGGCTGACCATCGGCTACAAGGCCTTCCAGATCGCGCAGGAGCAGACGCCGTCGCCGGAGCTCGACGGCTTCACCGGCAACCAGCGGTTCTTCATCGGCTGGGCGCAGGTCTGGTGCGGCAAGGCGCGCGAGGCTGAGGCAAAGCGGCTGCTGACCATCGACCCGCACTCGCCGACCGACGCCCGCGCCAATGTCGCGCGCAACCTGCGCGAGTTCGCCGAGGCCTTCGAGGTGAGCGAAAACGACGGGATGTATCTCGCGGAGACCGACCAGGTGCGCATCTTCTGA